One window from the genome of Nicotiana tomentosiformis chromosome 5, ASM39032v3, whole genome shotgun sequence encodes:
- the LOC104108910 gene encoding uncharacterized protein: MFGSIIDVLDTIVVDARTLEERDKAKGYLSTCQTFEVAFMLHLMRDILGITNELNTFLQKKEQDIANAILLVEVAKRRLQKLREEEWDSLIDKQVQELNAHFNEVTTNLLVGVACLNPVDSFFSFNINKILRMAELYPDDFDENITVTLKNQLETYIVDVRDVDERFSNLQGLVDLSETLVKTKKHLNYLFVFRLVKFTLLLSVATATVERTFSAMKLIKSELRNRMNDEFMSGCLVPYVERKIFNTISNETIINTFQEMKTRRRQL, encoded by the exons atgtTTGGCTCAATTATTGATGTTCTTGATACTATCGTTGTTGATGCCCGGACTTTAGAAGAAAGAGATAAGGCAAAGGGATATCTTAGCACTTGTCAAACATTTGAGGTTGCTTTCATGTTGCACCTAATGAGAGATATTTTGGGGATTACAAATGAGCTTAATACATTCTTACAAAAAAAGGAGCAAGATATTGCAAATGCTATTCTACTTGTTGAAGTGGCAAAGAGACGGTTGCAAAAGCTAAGAGAAGAAGAATGGGATTCACTTATTGATAAG CAAGTTCAAGAACTCAATGCTCATTTTAATGAGGTGACAACGAACTTGCTTGTTGGAGTAGCTTGCTTAAATCCAGTTGACTCATTTTTCAGTTTTAACATAAACAAGATATTGAGGATGGCTGAATTGTATCCTGATGATTTTGATGAGAATATAACGGTTACACTCAAGAATCAGCTTGAAACTTATATTGTTGATGTTCGTGATGTTGATGAGAGGTTCTCAAATCTACAAGGACTTGTTGATCTTTCTGAAACACTAGTTAAGACAAAGAAGCATTTGAATTATCTATTTGTGTTTCGCCTTGTGAAATTTACTTTGCTTCTATCTGTTGCCACTGCTACCGTTGAAAGAACTTTTTCGGCGATGAAGTTGATCAAGAGTGAATTGCGAAACCGAATGAATGACGAATTCATGAGCGGTTGTTTGGTACCTTAtgtagaaagaaaaatatttaatacTATTTCTAATGAGACTATTATAAATACGTTTCAGGAAATGAAAACTCGTAGAAGACAGTTGTAA
- the LOC138892077 gene encoding uncharacterized protein, translating into MGSLTRLCVAERPIVKEAQQIASQGVRLDEKYDGRLIASMSAKSTLVEQVKAKQFDDPSLLKLKEGVLSGKIKNFALDENGVMRLDGRLCVPIVEDLRRAIMVEAHSSRYSIYPGSTKMYHDLRDVYWWNNMKRDIADYVSRCLNCHYQASIQMALFEALYGRRCRSPVRWFEIGETKLIGPNIVQDALKKVNLIQERLKTVQSRQKSYSNIRRHDLEFKEGDYVFLKVSPMKGIMRFGRKGKLSPRYIRPYPILERIGLVAYRLALPPELSSVHPVFHVSMMRQYFHDPSHVLDRQEVEVDGTLTYEEVPVAIVDRQVRRLRTKDVASVKVI; encoded by the exons ATGGGGAGTTTGACCAGGTTGTGTGTGGCCGAACGTCCAATAGTTAAGGAAGCCCAACAAATAGCTAGCCAAGGGGTTCGACTCGATGAGAAGTATGATGGAAGGTTGATAGCAAGTATGAGTGCTAAGTCTACTTTAGTAGAGCAAGTTAAAGCCAAACAATTTGATGACCCTAGCTTGCTTAAGCTCAAGGAAGGTGTCCTCAGTGGCAAGATTAAGAATTTTGCACTTGATGAGAATGGTGTGATGAGACTTGATGGCCGCTTATGCGTGCCTATTGTAGAAGATCTTCGAAGGGCAATTATGGTAGAAGCTCATAGCTCCAGATATTCAATATATCCAGGTTCTACcaaaatgtatcatgatttgagggatgtTTATTGGTGGAATAATATGAAGCGAGATATTGCAGATTATGTATCACGATGCCTTAACTGTCA ttatcaagcaagcattcaaatggccctattcgaggccctatatgggaggcgatgtcgttcgcctgtAAGGTGGTTTGAGATAGGTGAAACGAAGCTTATTGGGCCAAACATAGtgcaggatgccttgaaaaaggtgaaTCTTATTCAGGAACGACTTAAAACAGTTCAAAGCCGACAAAAGTCATACTCTAATATAAGACGTCATGATCTTGAGTTCAAAGAGGGTGACTATGTATTTTTAAAGGTGTCTCCAATGAAAGGTATCATGAGGTTTGGTAGAAAAGGGAAGCTTAGCCCAAGATATATAAGGCCTTATCCAATTCTTGAAAGGATTGGGCTTGTGGCGTATCGACTAGCTTTACCTCCAGAGTTATCTTCTGTGCATCCAGTTTTTCATGTGTCCATGATGAGACAGTACTTTCACGACCCGAGTCATGTACTTGATAGACAAGAGGTAGAGGTAGATGGTACTCTGACATATGAGGAGGTCCCTGTAGCTATAGTAGACAGGCAGGTTCGTAGACTTCGAACCAAAGACGTTGCTTCAGTAAAAGTAATATAG
- the LOC117279751 gene encoding uncharacterized protein → MSVTKYEMEFTKLAEYAPNLIPTERVKVRRFIEGLNPHMAKDITSYQDDKTYLQVVNIATRKEAFDKIAREARDSSKRARRTSIYSGFSVGGKNMNHSAHIQPMAYSFPYPAPLRHGQQSKGQAPQGQSSTSQGQPRFSCHICPSCSKRYPGKCLLGQKGCFH, encoded by the coding sequence ATGTCAGTGACTAAATATGAGATGGAATTTACCAAATTGGCAGAGTATGCACCTAATTTGATACCGACAGAGAGAGTAAAAGTGAGAAGGTTTATTGAAGGCTTGAATCCACATATGGCAAAAGATATTACTTCATATCAGGATGACAAGACTTATCTTCAGGTTGTCAATATCGCTACGCGTAAGGAGGCTTTTGATAAAATCGCCAGGGAAGCTAGAGATAGCAGCAAGAGGGCTAGAAGAACAAGTATTTATAGTGGATTTTCAGTTGGGGGCAAGAACATGAATCATTCAGCTCACATTCAACCAATGGCTTACTCATTTCCTTATCCAGCTCCACTCAGACATGGCCAGCAGAGTAAGGGTCAGGCCCCTCAGGGGCAAAGTTCAACTAGTCAAGGCCAACCTCGGTTTTCCTGCCATATATGTCCTTCGTGCAGCAAAAGATACCCAGGGAAATGCCTTTTGGGTCAGAAAGGTTGTTTCCACTGA
- the LOC104108906 gene encoding caffeoylshikimate esterase-like: MKHPVAEANEESPFGSLSQSEFYSHHSVTHNSEFITNSRGLKLFAQWWTPLPPAKIVGVVCVVHGFTGESSWFVQLTAVHIAKHGFIVCAIDHQGHGFSDGLAAHIPDLNLVVNDCISFFDSFRNLHAPQSLPSFLYAESLGGAIALLITLRQGDSAPRRPFDGVVLNGAMCGISNKFKPAWPLEYLLDIAAFLIPTWPVVPTRGSLPMVAFKEEWKRKLAIASPKRPLMKPRAATARELMRVCRELQGRFEEVKVPFLIVHGGDDVICDPACAEELYRRSISNDKTLNIYPGMWHQLIGEPEENVEKVFGDVVEWLRTRAEKTTVDGGA; this comes from the exons ATGAAGCATCCAGTTGCAGAAGCAAACGAGGAGAGTCCATTCGGCTCACTGAGCCAATCCGAATTCTACTCTCACCACTCAGTAACTCACAACTCCGAATTCATCACCAATTCACGAGGCCTTAAGCTTTTCGCTCAGTGGTGGACCCCACTCCCTCCGGCGAAAATCGTCGGCGTTGTCTGTGTCGTCCACGGCTTCACCGGCGAGTCCAGCTGGTTCGTTCAGCTCACCGCCGTTCACATAGCCAAACACGGATTCATCGTCTGCGCTATTGATCACCAAGGCCATGGATTCTCCGACGGCCTTGCCGCTCACATACCGGACCTAAATCTCGTCGTTAACGACTGTATTAGTTTCTTCGATTCGTTTCGGAATCTCCACGCGCCGCAGTCTCTGCCGTCGTTCCTTTACGCTGAGTCCCTCGGCGGCGCTATCGCGCTGCTAATCACTCTCCGGCAGGGTGATTCTGCTCCCCGCCGACCGTTCGACGGTGtcgttttgaatggagctatgtGTGGGATTAGCAATAAGTTTAAACCGGCGTGGCCTTTGGAGTATCTCCTTGATATTGCCGCTTTTTTGATCCCGACTTGGCCAGTAGTTCCCACTCGCGGCTCGTTGCCTATGGTTGCGTTCAAG GAGGAGTGGAAGAGGAAGCTGGCAATAGCCAGTCCAAAGAGGCCACTTATGAAGCCACGCGCAGCGACGGCGCGTGAGTTGATGAGGGTATGCAGGGAGTTACAGGGGCGATTCGAAGAAGTGAAGGTGCCATTTCTGATAGTACACGGCGGTGATGACGTCATTTGCGATCCAGCCTGTGCGGAGGAGCTGTATCGACGATCGATAAGTAATGACAAGACTTTGAATATATATCCGGGAATGTGGCATCAGCTGATCGGCGAACCAGAGGAAAATGTGGAGAAAGTGTTCGGAGATGTTGTGGAGTGGCTTAGAACGAGAGCTGAGAAGACCACCGTGGACGGCGGCGCGTAG
- the LOC104108907 gene encoding protein MAIN-LIKE 2, with product MVDYYATNPGPIDDAVLYDQDKHVSSAIWEGQERSALRCHEHTSKLDQWMLTEKQIELVKKAGFGYLRMIPAISLDNPLISALVERWRRETNTFHFTVGEMTVTLEDVAYLLGLPVDGEAVIGVTYTSCEAVCIRLLGKAPDSGYTSGGMVKLSWLKETFSQCPEDASMEDIERHTRAYLLYLVGSTIFSTTTGNKVPVMYLPLFENFDEAGKYAWGAAALSFLYRALGNASLRSQSTISGCLTLLQCWSYYHLNVGRPKLNHDPIHECFPFVLRWKGKQSSPTSNRDVAFYRKALDSMKPSDVDWCPYSNISHTVIPEHILRSLILGRSKTMLICYDKAERHLPDRCLRQFGMHQTVPEEVQKWERKSRGVDGGVDLSTKMESELNEWSNRHLYIVEAEEDVEESEYMQWYLRITRKLVGRPVPISSEFQRMNAALREIALIADTLSTHGMDDQQLQSVTRIRYITYECLRDQIASTVVVATNSQSEVGKRVRGKERVRRKGMGKRKRKEEIEQYYAAGIPVQSRLPATTFDADDSHLYHMGNDDLCITVSEDDHGRISHVAHSVDDLELCEDANGLDESHFHHLAEEDGRLSSEVAEDKPHASIDVVPQVSHETREDIAQQNDYGVLV from the exons ATGGTGGACTACTATGCAACTAATCCTGGACCTATTGATGATGCTGTGTTGTACGATCAAGATAAACATGTATCATCTGCTATTTGGGAAGGGCAG GAGCGTAGTGCTCTTAGGTGCCATGAACACACATCAAAGCTCGATCAGTGGATGCTCACAGAGAAACAGATTGAGTTGGTTAAGAAGGCTGGATTTGGCTATTTAAGAATGATACCGGCAATTAGTTTGGATAACCCACTCATTTCTGCTCTAGTTGAGAGATGGAGGAGAGAAACTAACACATTCCATTTCACTGTTGGGGAAATGACTGTGACCCTTGAGGATGTCGCCTACTTGCTTGGGCTACCAGTTGATGGTGAAGCTGTTATAGGTGTGACATATACTTCATGTGAAGCAGTCTGTATCAGGTTGTTGGGGAAAGCACCTGACTCGGGATATACGAGTGGTGGGATGGTGAAGCTTAGTTGGTTGAAAGAGACCTTCTCTCAGTGTCCTGAGGATGCTTCCATGGAAGATATTGAGCGTCATACACGTGCTTATCTTCTTTACCTTGTCGGTAGCACAATTTTTTCAACTACTACTGGCAATAAAGTACCGGTCATGTACCTTCCATTGTTTGAAAATTTTGATGAAGCTGGCAAGTATGCTTGGGGTGCTGCAGCCTTATCCTTCTTGTACAGAGCGCTTGGGAATGCTTCCCTCAGGTCTCAAAGCACAATTAGTGGCTGTTTGACACTGTTACAG TGCTGGAGTTACTACCACCTCAATGTTGGTCGGCCAAAGCTTAATCATGATCCAATCCATGAATGTTTCCCATTTGTACTTAGGTGGAAAGGTAAACAAAGCAGTCCAACATCAAACCGTGATGTGGCATTCTACCGAAAAGCATTGGACTCTATGAAGCCATCTGAC GTTGACTGGTGTCCTTACTCAAACATTAGTCACACTGTCATACCAGAACATATATTACGCAGCCTCATTCTCGGGAGATCAAAGACCATGTTGATATGTTATGACAAGGCTGAAAGGCACCTTCCGGATCGTTGCCTAAGGCAGTTTGGCATGCATCAGACAGTCCCTGAAGAGGTACAAAAGTGGGAAAGGAAGAGCCGGGGAGTTGATGGTGGTGTAGATCTCTCGACAAAAATGGAGTCAGAGCTTAATGAATGGTCGAATCGCCATCTCTACATTGTGGAGGCAGAGGAAGATGTGGAGGAAAGTGAATACATGCAGTGGTATTTGAGAATTACAAGGAAGTTGGTGGGGAGGCCTGTGCCTATCTCATCTGAGTTTCAAAGAATG AATGCTGCACTGAGGGAGATTGCCCTTATAGCAGACACCCTTTCAACTCATGGGATGGATGATCAACAGTTACAATCTGTCACAAGAATCCGATATATTACTTATGAATGCTTGAGGGATCAGATTGCAAGTACAGTAGTTGTTGCAACAAACTCACAAAGTGAAGTTGGAAAGAGAGTACGTGGAAAGGAGAGAGTAAGAAGGAAGGGGATGGGCAAACGTAAGCGGAAAGAAGAGATAGAGCAATATTATGCAGCAGGGATACCTGTACAATCTCGGTTACCTGCTACAACTTTTGATGCAGATGACTCTCACCTATATCACATGGGCAATGATGATTTATGTATTACAGTAAGTGAGGATGATCACGGCCGGATATCTCATGTGGCTCACAGTGTCGATGATTTGGAGCTTTGCGAAGATGCTAATGGACTTGACGAATCACACTTCCATCATCTAGCTGAAGAAGATGGCCGGCTCTCCAGTGAAGTAGCAGAAGATAAGCCTCATGCTTCAATTGATGTTGTTCCCCAGGTCTCCCATGAAACTAGAGAGGACATTGCCCAACAGAATGATTACGGGGTTCTTGTTTAG